A region from the Paraurantiacibacter namhicola genome encodes:
- a CDS encoding arylesterase encodes MTIALAGLLAACGANGGEGDGADTPAAREVSAQAGADAGEQAVSGEEVVILAFGDSLFAGYGLQDSEGYPEQLQATLRGQGINARVIDAGVSGDTTGAGAQRIAFVLDNQPAKPNLALVGLGGNDLLRGLPVDGARTNLEKILLELQDRGIPVLLFGMRAPPNAGPDYVEAFDGLYPQLAEKYGAALIPFWLEPVYDQPQLMQADRIHPTARGIEALVAYTEDDVREALPAAD; translated from the coding sequence ATGACGATTGCCCTGGCGGGCCTGCTGGCCGCCTGCGGAGCGAATGGCGGCGAAGGCGATGGAGCCGATACGCCTGCGGCCCGTGAGGTAAGCGCGCAGGCTGGCGCGGATGCCGGCGAGCAGGCGGTTTCCGGAGAGGAAGTGGTCATCCTGGCCTTTGGCGACAGCCTGTTTGCCGGATACGGCCTGCAGGACAGCGAAGGCTATCCCGAACAATTGCAGGCAACATTGCGCGGGCAGGGCATCAATGCACGGGTGATCGATGCCGGCGTCTCCGGCGACACCACCGGTGCCGGGGCGCAGCGCATCGCATTCGTGCTCGATAACCAGCCAGCCAAGCCAAACCTCGCACTGGTTGGGCTGGGCGGGAACGACCTGCTGCGCGGCCTGCCGGTCGACGGCGCGCGTACCAATCTGGAAAAGATCCTGCTGGAGCTGCAGGATCGCGGCATCCCAGTGCTGCTTTTCGGCATGCGCGCACCGCCCAATGCCGGGCCGGATTATGTCGAAGCCTTCGATGGCCTCTACCCGCAGCTGGCCGAGAAATATGGCGCGGCGCTGATCCCGTTCTGGTTGGAGCCGGTCTACGACCAGCCGCAGCTGATGCAGGCAGACCGCATCCATCCCACCGCGCGCGGTATCGAGGCGCTGGTCGCCTATACCGAGGATGACGTGCGCGAGGCGCTGCCCGCCGCGGATTGA
- a CDS encoding ABC transporter ATP-binding protein, which produces MTDPQPASALSSPTHNPAIRARNLRLTLGQADAPVEILRGIDLDVPEGQVLALLGPSGSGKSSLMAVMTGLERATGGELQVAGEDFAALDEDALAHARRGRIGIVLQAFHLLPTMSAQENVATPMELAGMDDAWERAGDELTAVGLGHRLGHYPAQLSGGEQQRVAIARAIASRPPLIFADEPTGNLDAGTGTEIVDLLFGRRAETGATLIIITHDPALAERCDRVVTLADGKIAEDRAGKTPARA; this is translated from the coding sequence GTGACCGATCCCCAGCCTGCTTCCGCCCTTTCCAGCCCAACCCATAATCCGGCAATCCGTGCCCGCAACCTGCGCCTGACGCTGGGGCAGGCCGATGCGCCGGTCGAGATCCTGCGCGGTATCGACCTCGATGTGCCCGAAGGCCAGGTGCTTGCCCTGCTCGGCCCGTCCGGCAGCGGCAAGAGCAGCCTGATGGCGGTAATGACCGGGCTGGAGCGTGCGACGGGCGGCGAGCTGCAGGTGGCAGGCGAGGATTTCGCAGCTCTGGACGAAGACGCGCTGGCCCATGCCCGCCGCGGCCGCATCGGCATCGTGCTGCAGGCCTTCCACCTCCTGCCCACCATGAGCGCGCAGGAAAATGTCGCCACGCCCATGGAACTGGCGGGGATGGACGACGCGTGGGAACGGGCCGGCGACGAGCTGACGGCGGTCGGTCTTGGACACCGGCTTGGCCATTACCCGGCGCAGCTTTCAGGCGGCGAGCAGCAGCGCGTGGCCATCGCCCGCGCCATCGCCTCGCGCCCGCCGCTGATCTTTGCCGACGAGCCGACCGGTAATCTGGACGCAGGCACGGGCACGGAGATCGTGGACCTGCTGTTCGGCCGCCGCGCGGAAACGGGCGCGACACTGATCATCATCACACACGACCCGGCCCTGGCCGAACGCTGCGACCGCGTGGTGACCCTTGCCGACGGGAAAATCGCCGAGGATCGCGCGGGAAAGACTCCGGCGAGGGCATGA
- a CDS encoding ABC transporter permease has product MSGTIPWATAWRIARRDLHRRFRGLKLLLVCLFLGVGALAAIGSLSSAIRGELDTQGRVLLGGDVEIEVWQRPLDEQEIAFLQDYGEISRGLRVQAMARTEDAASPIGLKAVDENWPLYGTFTLADGRSEGAPPSGQAWLSQGAADRLDITVGDSFSVGSESLRVGGIIADEPDKLSEGFQLGATVIVPLGFPESAGLTQPGALYESKTRVRFSGAQDPDAVEELLEQTFPNNGLDVRTRDRASPGAERFVSRLGEFLTLVGLAALVIAGIGIGGGVSSYLDQRRTGIATLKILGATSRDIARIYAMQVGLAALVGSVAGLVAGFLITPLLASALGELLPVSGGLVFDPWALVRAALFGLLVAMVFAAPPLARARNFPAMALMRARVDRLARSWRGARLPVIIGLSGIVALALLGSPTPILTAGFLLGAAVVLGLLALIGRGITALARRLPRPKDPVLRSALANIHRPGSATPALVTALGFGLATFVLLAAIQSSLSNNIARSVPERAPDFFVLDIPRDKQAEFTDIVEAQAAGSQTEIVPTLRGAILAYGPEGEQTVVAELEELPEGAWALRGERGLTYSDTLPEGNSLVTGEWWDADHGGEPLVSVDEDLARAAGMEIGDVITYGVLGVERQARIANIRRIDWDSLGFNYVLVFSPNALSDTPHNLAATIELADGDAATGPLLRALVTALPASSVIEIGPVLEQARTILGQVSVAILAAASVAVLAGIAVLLGAIAAARAARLYDSVILRVLGASRRQLLTLQVAEFAFLTAILAVVALALGGVLAWLVMTQLFEFDWLPDWPFVLAILGGGIVLVFAFAIGASLPLLRAKPAQALRTL; this is encoded by the coding sequence ATGAGCGGCACGATACCTTGGGCAACCGCCTGGCGCATCGCCCGGCGCGACTTGCACCGCCGCTTCCGCGGGCTGAAACTGCTGCTCGTCTGCCTGTTCCTTGGCGTGGGCGCGCTGGCGGCCATCGGATCACTATCGTCCGCCATTCGCGGCGAGCTGGACACGCAAGGCCGCGTGTTGCTGGGCGGCGATGTGGAGATCGAAGTCTGGCAGCGTCCGCTGGACGAACAGGAAATCGCCTTCCTGCAGGATTACGGCGAGATTTCGCGCGGGCTTCGGGTGCAGGCCATGGCGCGCACAGAGGATGCTGCATCGCCCATCGGGCTGAAGGCAGTGGACGAGAATTGGCCGCTTTACGGCACCTTCACCCTGGCCGACGGGCGCAGCGAAGGCGCGCCGCCAAGTGGACAGGCGTGGCTATCTCAGGGCGCTGCAGACCGGCTGGACATCACTGTGGGCGACAGCTTCAGCGTGGGCAGCGAAAGCCTTCGCGTGGGCGGCATCATCGCGGATGAGCCGGACAAGCTGTCCGAAGGGTTCCAGCTGGGCGCGACGGTAATCGTGCCGCTCGGCTTTCCCGAAAGCGCGGGGCTGACGCAGCCCGGCGCATTGTACGAGAGCAAGACGCGCGTGCGGTTCTCCGGCGCGCAAGACCCTGATGCGGTGGAGGAGCTGCTGGAGCAGACCTTCCCCAACAATGGGCTGGACGTGCGCACGCGCGACCGCGCGTCGCCGGGGGCGGAACGCTTCGTCAGCCGGCTTGGCGAATTCCTGACGCTGGTGGGACTGGCCGCGCTGGTCATCGCGGGCATCGGCATCGGCGGGGGCGTGTCGAGCTATCTCGACCAGCGCCGCACGGGCATTGCCACGCTGAAGATCCTTGGCGCGACAAGCCGCGATATTGCCCGCATCTATGCCATGCAGGTCGGCCTGGCGGCACTCGTCGGCTCCGTGGCCGGCCTTGTTGCAGGTTTCCTGATCACGCCGCTGCTCGCAAGCGCGCTGGGCGAGCTGCTGCCGGTTTCGGGCGGGCTGGTCTTCGACCCGTGGGCACTCGTTCGAGCCGCCCTGTTCGGCCTGCTGGTGGCGATGGTGTTTGCCGCTCCGCCGCTGGCGCGGGCGCGCAATTTCCCCGCCATGGCCTTGATGCGCGCGCGCGTGGACCGGCTCGCGCGCAGCTGGCGCGGGGCACGCCTGCCCGTCATCATCGGCCTGTCCGGTATCGTGGCGCTGGCGCTGCTTGGTTCGCCCACGCCGATACTGACAGCAGGCTTCCTGCTCGGTGCGGCCGTGGTGCTGGGCCTGCTCGCCCTGATCGGACGCGGCATCACCGCACTGGCAAGGCGGCTGCCGCGGCCCAAGGATCCGGTGTTGCGCTCCGCTCTTGCCAATATCCACCGCCCCGGCTCGGCCACGCCGGCGCTGGTGACGGCGCTGGGCTTTGGCCTGGCGACCTTCGTGCTGCTAGCCGCAATCCAGTCCAGCCTTTCGAACAATATCGCGCGCAGCGTGCCGGAACGCGCGCCGGACTTCTTCGTGCTGGACATCCCGCGCGACAAGCAGGCCGAGTTTACCGACATCGTGGAGGCGCAGGCTGCCGGTTCACAGACCGAGATCGTCCCCACCCTGCGCGGAGCCATCCTGGCCTACGGGCCCGAGGGCGAGCAGACCGTCGTGGCGGAGCTTGAGGAATTGCCGGAAGGCGCTTGGGCGCTGCGCGGGGAGCGCGGGCTGACCTATTCCGACACGCTGCCGGAAGGCAATTCGCTGGTCACCGGTGAGTGGTGGGATGCAGACCATGGCGGGGAGCCACTGGTCTCCGTCGACGAAGATCTTGCCCGCGCGGCAGGGATGGAGATCGGCGATGTCATCACTTACGGCGTGCTGGGCGTGGAGCGGCAGGCCCGCATCGCCAATATCCGCCGTATCGACTGGGATAGCCTGGGCTTCAATTACGTGCTCGTCTTCAGTCCGAATGCGCTGAGCGACACGCCGCATAACCTTGCCGCAACGATTGAGCTGGCTGATGGCGATGCCGCCACCGGCCCGCTGCTGCGTGCGCTGGTAACCGCCCTGCCCGCAAGCTCGGTCATCGAGATCGGCCCCGTGCTGGAGCAGGCGCGCACCATACTGGGGCAGGTCTCCGTCGCCATCCTCGCTGCAGCCTCCGTCGCCGTGCTGGCGGGCATCGCCGTGCTGCTGGGGGCGATCGCCGCTGCGCGGGCGGCGCGCCTGTATGACAGCGTGATCCTGCGCGTGCTGGGCGCGAGCCGCCGACAGCTGCTGACGCTGCAGGTGGCAGAATTTGCCTTCCTGACTGCCATCCTGGCGGTTGTCGCGCTGGCCCTTGGCGGAGTGCTCGCCTGGCTCGTGATGACGCAGCTGTTCGAATTCGACTGGCTGCCGGACTGGCCCTTCGTCCTCGCCATCCTTGGCGGCGGGATCGTGCTGGTGTTTGCCTTTGCCATCGGCGCCTCGCTGCCGCTGCTGCGGGCGAAACCGGCGCAGGCGCTTCGTACCCTATAG
- a CDS encoding TonB-dependent receptor: protein MKKSNAGYAGFARGILLSGSAAMAMVAPSVAFAQDAAEPAEQVNDDDVYPQDEDFATGNEIIVTATKRAQTLQDTPVAVSVTSAETLERGQIRDLRDLQTVVPSLTVGQRQSLGATNFFIRGFGNGANNAGIEPSVGVFVDGVYRSRSVSQVTDLPNVQRIEVLRGPQSTLFGKNASAGVISISTQAPAFDLGGSLEATYGNFDQIIVKGYLTGPLSENTAASIAGGYNKRDGFFRDLGTGGRTNDRDRWFLRGQMLFDAGGDLSLRLIGDVDGLDEVCCGVVNVQDGIASPVIRALGGELGDPSNPFSGVVYNNFDSSNQINNVGVSGEFKWDIGGSGTEFTSITAYRRSTAISNQDADFTSVDLISPLFQDLTIGTFTQEFRITTTLFDRVDLLGGLFFISENINQDAGITFGTQFRPYADILISQLSGGALDIQTLELALGAGDGNPFQYLGEFFAQGQGLDEEYALDSRAFSAFGQIDIELADGLTLTLGGNYTNDKKDFRTNTVSTDVFSGIDLNAPQYAGFRGQLLAGGFLATAIGQNVLMLGRDATQAEIMAFAMSSPQNAAIFASLQAQAGAFAAANANNPAANPLNPLAALQFLPPFLNIPNAVEDGRTRDSEFTYTIRLNYDMGDFNFYATYATGFKASSVNLSRDSRPFPSDRNAIIANGLNLNNLTFISRFAEPEKSRVIEAGVKANLGDISANLTVFDQEIEGFQSNLFTGTGFALLNAGKQSTFGVEFDGVANFGDLTLTGAVTYLDPVYDDFRASALGDLSGQRPAGIPEFTVVVSAQYEARLGNGSLIPRVSYFWQSEVQLVEGLPNFLVRDNAGNIINAQPALDAAKPFTREVNDVTASLSYEFDSGLSLSVWGRNLLDTEELGTIFDSVAQPRGISGYPNDPRTYGVTARYRF, encoded by the coding sequence ATGAAAAAGTCTAATGCCGGCTATGCCGGTTTTGCGCGTGGTATCCTGCTTAGCGGTTCTGCCGCCATGGCAATGGTCGCGCCGTCCGTAGCCTTTGCGCAGGACGCAGCCGAGCCGGCCGAGCAGGTCAATGACGACGACGTTTATCCGCAGGACGAAGATTTCGCCACGGGTAACGAAATCATCGTGACCGCTACCAAGCGTGCACAGACGCTGCAGGATACGCCTGTTGCCGTGTCCGTGACCTCTGCCGAAACGCTTGAGCGTGGCCAGATCCGCGACCTTCGCGACCTGCAGACCGTCGTTCCCTCGCTCACCGTGGGCCAGCGCCAGTCGCTGGGTGCAACCAACTTCTTCATCCGCGGCTTCGGCAACGGCGCCAACAACGCCGGTATCGAACCTTCGGTCGGCGTCTTCGTGGACGGTGTGTACCGTTCGCGTTCCGTCAGCCAGGTCACCGACCTTCCCAATGTCCAGCGCATCGAAGTGCTGCGCGGCCCGCAGTCGACCCTGTTCGGCAAGAACGCTTCGGCCGGCGTGATTTCCATCTCCACGCAGGCCCCCGCTTTCGACCTCGGCGGTTCACTGGAAGCGACCTATGGCAATTTCGACCAGATCATCGTCAAGGGTTACCTGACCGGCCCGCTCAGCGAAAACACCGCTGCCAGCATCGCCGGTGGCTATAACAAGCGTGACGGTTTCTTCCGCGACCTCGGCACTGGCGGCCGCACCAACGATCGCGATCGCTGGTTCCTGCGCGGACAGATGCTGTTCGACGCCGGGGGCGACCTCAGCCTGCGCCTGATCGGCGATGTCGACGGGCTGGACGAAGTCTGCTGCGGCGTTGTCAACGTGCAGGACGGCATTGCCAGCCCGGTCATCCGTGCCCTGGGCGGCGAGCTGGGTGACCCGAGCAATCCGTTCTCCGGCGTCGTCTACAATAACTTCGATTCCAGCAACCAGATCAACAACGTTGGCGTGTCCGGCGAGTTCAAGTGGGACATCGGCGGCAGCGGTACCGAATTCACCAGCATCACGGCCTATCGCCGCAGCACGGCGATTTCTAACCAGGATGCCGATTTCACCAGCGTCGACCTGATCAGCCCGCTGTTCCAGGACCTGACCATCGGTACCTTCACGCAGGAATTCCGCATCACGACGACACTGTTCGACCGTGTGGACCTGCTTGGCGGCCTGTTCTTCATCTCCGAGAACATCAACCAGGATGCCGGCATCACGTTCGGCACCCAGTTCCGCCCCTATGCCGATATCCTGATCTCGCAGCTTTCGGGCGGGGCGCTGGACATCCAGACGCTGGAACTGGCGCTGGGTGCTGGCGACGGTAATCCGTTCCAGTACCTGGGTGAGTTCTTTGCGCAGGGCCAGGGGCTCGACGAGGAATATGCTCTCGACAGCCGTGCCTTCAGCGCCTTTGGCCAGATCGATATCGAACTGGCTGACGGCCTGACCCTGACGCTGGGCGGCAACTACACCAACGACAAGAAGGACTTCCGCACGAACACCGTCTCCACCGACGTGTTCTCCGGGATCGACCTGAATGCACCGCAGTATGCCGGCTTCCGCGGGCAGCTGCTTGCAGGTGGCTTCCTGGCAACGGCAATCGGTCAGAACGTCCTGATGCTTGGTCGCGACGCCACGCAGGCCGAGATCATGGCCTTCGCCATGTCCAGCCCGCAGAACGCCGCGATTTTCGCAAGCCTGCAGGCACAGGCGGGCGCGTTTGCCGCAGCCAATGCCAACAACCCGGCGGCGAACCCGCTGAATCCGCTGGCCGCGCTGCAGTTCCTGCCGCCCTTCCTGAACATCCCCAACGCGGTGGAAGATGGCCGGACGCGCGATAGCGAGTTCACCTATACGATCCGTCTCAACTACGACATGGGCGACTTCAACTTCTACGCGACCTATGCGACCGGCTTCAAAGCCAGCTCGGTCAACCTGTCGCGTGACAGCCGCCCGTTCCCGTCGGATCGTAACGCGATCATCGCAAACGGCCTGAACCTGAATAACCTGACCTTCATCAGCCGCTTCGCCGAGCCGGAGAAATCCCGCGTGATCGAAGCCGGTGTGAAGGCCAATCTGGGCGATATCTCGGCCAACCTGACCGTGTTCGACCAGGAAATCGAAGGCTTCCAGTCCAACCTGTTCACCGGCACGGGCTTCGCGCTCCTCAACGCAGGTAAGCAGAGCACCTTCGGCGTCGAGTTCGACGGTGTGGCAAACTTCGGCGATTTGACGCTGACGGGTGCGGTCACGTACCTCGATCCGGTCTATGACGATTTCCGCGCTTCCGCGCTGGGTGACCTTTCCGGTCAGCGCCCGGCCGGTATTCCGGAATTCACCGTGGTTGTCTCCGCGCAGTACGAAGCGCGCCTGGGCAACGGTTCGCTGATCCCGCGTGTGTCCTACTTCTGGCAGTCGGAAGTGCAGCTGGTCGAAGGCCTGCCGAACTTCCTGGTTCGCGACAACGCTGGCAACATCATCAATGCGCAGCCTGCGCTGGATGCGGCCAAGCCCTTCACGCGCGAAGTCAACGACGTGACGGCATCGCTGTCCTACGAATTCGACAGCGGCCTCTCGCTGTCGGTCTGGGGCCGCAACCTGCTCGACACCGAAGAGCTGGGCACCATCTTCGACTCCGTGGCACAGCCGCGCGGCATCTCGGGCTATCCGAACGATCCGCGCACCTACGGCGTTACGGCGCGCTACCGCTTCTAA
- a CDS encoding SdpI family protein, which translates to MKTRKFVFVSLLLAAAMAVFAFVTDVRLPDGTLLPTHWNASGEADAFSPALHALLFPVGMVLFVTAVFWAIPRIEPLQEKLEQSAPILRATWTGMLAIALLIQFVIGAPAYGFEPPINLIGIGVGLLLILLGNALPKSRPGFFVGIRTPWAILDTDNWIATHRLGGKLMILAGVVIIAAALLPISPGLRAVLFVGSVLTAALLPFIYSWWLWQRKKSA; encoded by the coding sequence ATGAAGACCCGCAAGTTCGTGTTCGTGTCCCTGCTTCTGGCCGCGGCCATGGCGGTGTTTGCCTTCGTGACAGATGTGCGCCTACCGGATGGCACGCTGTTGCCGACGCATTGGAATGCCAGCGGGGAGGCCGATGCCTTCTCTCCGGCGCTTCACGCCCTGCTGTTCCCGGTCGGGATGGTGCTGTTCGTCACGGCGGTTTTCTGGGCGATCCCGCGGATCGAGCCCTTGCAGGAAAAGCTGGAGCAGTCCGCGCCGATCCTGCGCGCGACATGGACCGGGATGCTCGCAATCGCGTTGCTGATCCAGTTCGTGATCGGTGCACCGGCCTATGGTTTCGAGCCGCCGATCAACCTTATCGGGATCGGCGTCGGCCTGCTGCTGATCCTGCTGGGCAATGCCCTGCCGAAGAGCCGCCCGGGCTTCTTTGTCGGGATACGCACGCCCTGGGCCATACTGGACACCGATAACTGGATTGCCACGCACCGGCTGGGCGGGAAGCTGATGATACTGGCGGGGGTGGTCATCATCGCTGCGGCGCTGCTGCCGATATCGCCCGGCCTTCGCGCAGTGCTGTTCGTGGGCTCAGTCCTCACTGCGGCATTGTTGCCATTTATCTACTCTTGGTGGCTGTGGCAGCGGAAAAAATCCGCCTGA
- a CDS encoding metalloregulator ArsR/SmtB family transcription factor — translation MAMTSVFDALSHPIRREVLELLKGGGKTAGELADHFPVSKPTMSGHFAKLKAANLILGESRGGNVIYTLNLTTLEEAVMGFMGRMGVGATDPQDDEGAGQ, via the coding sequence ATGGCTATGACGAGTGTTTTCGATGCCCTGTCCCACCCGATCCGGCGCGAGGTGCTGGAACTGCTGAAAGGCGGCGGCAAGACGGCTGGCGAATTGGCCGATCATTTCCCGGTCAGCAAGCCGACCATGTCCGGCCACTTTGCCAAGCTTAAGGCGGCGAACCTGATCCTTGGCGAAAGCCGCGGCGGGAATGTCATTTACACGCTGAACCTCACCACGCTGGAGGAGGCCGTCATGGGTTTCATGGGCCGGATGGGCGTTGGTGCGACCGATCCACAAGACGATGAAGGAGCCGGGCAATGA
- a CDS encoding glycosyltransferase family 4 protein has product MDKPERIEDLRVALFSGNYNYVRDGANQALNRLVDYLLRQGCAVRVYSPVVDDPAFPPTGDLVDVPNTKMPMGRGEYRMPLGLNDEARRDLEAFAPNLLHLSSPDPSGHAALKWARKRSIPVVASVHTRFDTYPRYYKLGFIEPAIRAMLRRFYGRCDAVLSPTEVIRQDYLQQGFNDDIRIWERGVDRTIFNPGRRDMAWRRELGIADDEIAIGFLGRLVLEKGLGRFAEVIELLAKRGVPHKVLAVGEGPAHDEFAARVPEARFAGFQTGADLGRAVASMDLLFNASITEAFSNVTLEAMACARPVLAVDTTGSNHLVIDGVTGRMVKPDDTAGFADALEAYIRDPALRAAHGEAGEERSHLWDWDPVNQAVADTYLQLVSARAA; this is encoded by the coding sequence ATGGACAAGCCCGAGCGCATCGAAGATCTCCGCGTCGCCCTGTTCAGTGGCAATTACAATTACGTGAGAGACGGCGCGAACCAGGCGCTGAACCGGCTGGTGGATTACCTGCTGCGGCAAGGCTGCGCGGTGCGCGTCTATTCGCCTGTAGTGGATGACCCGGCCTTCCCGCCCACCGGCGACCTGGTGGATGTGCCCAACACCAAGATGCCAATGGGCCGCGGGGAATACCGCATGCCGCTGGGCCTGAATGACGAAGCGCGCCGCGACCTGGAAGCCTTCGCGCCCAATCTGCTGCACCTGTCCAGCCCGGACCCGTCAGGGCACGCGGCGCTGAAGTGGGCGCGCAAGCGCTCCATCCCAGTGGTCGCCAGCGTCCATACGCGCTTCGATACCTATCCGCGTTACTACAAGCTCGGCTTCATAGAGCCCGCGATCCGGGCCATGCTGCGCCGGTTCTACGGCAGATGCGATGCGGTGCTTTCGCCTACCGAGGTCATCCGGCAGGATTACCTGCAGCAGGGCTTCAACGACGATATCCGCATCTGGGAGCGCGGCGTTGACCGCACCATCTTCAACCCAGGACGCCGCGACATGGCCTGGCGGCGAGAGCTGGGCATCGCCGATGACGAAATCGCCATCGGCTTCCTTGGCCGCCTGGTGCTGGAAAAGGGCCTCGGCCGCTTTGCCGAGGTGATCGAGCTGCTGGCCAAGCGCGGCGTTCCGCACAAGGTGCTGGCGGTGGGCGAAGGCCCCGCGCATGACGAATTTGCCGCCCGCGTGCCCGAAGCGCGCTTTGCCGGTTTCCAGACCGGCGCCGACCTGGGACGCGCGGTCGCCAGCATGGACCTGCTGTTCAATGCCTCCATCACGGAAGCCTTCAGCAATGTCACACTGGAAGCCATGGCCTGCGCGCGGCCCGTGCTGGCTGTCGATACAACCGGCAGCAATCACCTGGTAATCGACGGCGTGACGGGGCGCATGGTGAAGCCGGACGACACCGCCGGATTTGCCGATGCGCTGGAAGCCTACATCCGCGACCCGGCCCTACGCGCCGCGCATGGCGAGGCGGGCGAGGAGCGCAGCCATTTGTGGGACTGGGACCCGGTCAATCAGGCCGTGGCCGACACCTATCTGCAGCTGGTGTCGGCCCGCGCGGCCTGA
- a CDS encoding replication-associated recombination protein A, giving the protein MADLFQDDPHAAQPEPIREDAPLADRLRPQSLGDIIGQDHLTGPDGGIGRMVAAGKLSSMVLWGPPGTGKTSIARLLADAVGMRYVAISAVFSGVADLKKAFAAAEKAREAGQRTLLFVDEIHRFNRAQQDGFLPFVERGTVTLVGATTENPSFELNAALLSRAQVMILHRLDAEALGSLLNRAEALEGPLPLTAEAREALVASADGDGRFLLNQAETLYNARIPEPLGPAELGSFLQRRVAVYDKDREGHYNLISALHKAVRGSDPQAALYYLARMLTAGEEPLYLARRLVRMAVEDIGLADPNALVQCNAAREAYEFLGSPEGELALAQACLYLATAPKSNAVYKAQKAAWRSAKETGSLMPPMNIVNAPTKLMKDVGYGKGYTYDHDADEGFSGDNYWPDEMEPQTYYQPVERGFERKVRERLAYWDKLRSDRQ; this is encoded by the coding sequence ATGGCCGACCTTTTCCAGGATGATCCGCACGCCGCCCAGCCGGAGCCGATACGCGAAGACGCGCCGCTGGCCGACAGGCTGCGCCCGCAATCGCTCGGCGACATCATCGGGCAGGACCACCTGACGGGCCCGGATGGCGGGATCGGGCGCATGGTTGCAGCGGGCAAGCTGTCCAGCATGGTGCTGTGGGGCCCGCCGGGCACCGGCAAGACCAGCATCGCCCGCCTTCTCGCCGATGCCGTGGGCATGCGCTATGTCGCGATCAGCGCGGTCTTTTCCGGCGTGGCGGACCTGAAGAAAGCCTTCGCCGCCGCCGAGAAAGCGCGCGAGGCCGGGCAGAGAACGCTGCTGTTCGTGGACGAAATCCACCGCTTCAATCGCGCGCAGCAGGACGGCTTCCTGCCCTTCGTGGAACGCGGCACGGTCACGCTGGTCGGCGCGACGACGGAAAACCCCAGCTTCGAGCTCAACGCCGCCCTGCTCAGCCGCGCGCAGGTGATGATCCTGCACCGGCTGGATGCCGAGGCGCTGGGCAGCCTGCTGAACCGGGCGGAGGCGCTGGAGGGCCCCCTGCCCCTGACCGCCGAAGCACGCGAGGCGCTGGTCGCCAGCGCCGATGGCGACGGACGCTTCCTGCTGAACCAGGCAGAGACGCTGTATAACGCCAGGATCCCCGAACCGCTCGGCCCGGCAGAGCTCGGCAGCTTCCTGCAGCGCCGTGTCGCCGTCTACGACAAGGACCGCGAGGGGCATTACAACCTGATTTCCGCGCTCCACAAGGCGGTGCGCGGGTCCGACCCGCAGGCGGCGCTGTACTACCTCGCGCGCATGCTTACGGCTGGGGAAGAACCACTTTACCTCGCCCGGCGGCTGGTGCGCATGGCGGTCGAGGATATCGGCCTCGCCGACCCGAACGCGCTGGTGCAATGCAATGCGGCGCGCGAAGCCTATGAATTCCTCGGCAGCCCGGAAGGCGAGCTGGCCCTGGCGCAGGCCTGCCTTTACCTCGCCACCGCGCCCAAATCGAATGCCGTCTACAAGGCGCAGAAGGCCGCGTGGCGCAGCGCGAAGGAAACCGGCAGCCTGATGCCGCCGATGAACATCGTCAACGCGCCGACCAAGCTGATGAAGGACGTAGGCTACGGCAAGGGTTACACGTACGACCACGACGCAGACGAGGGCTTCTCCGGCGACAATTACTGGCCGGACGAGATGGAGCCGCAGACCTATTACCAGCCGGTCGAGCGCGGCTTCGAGCGCAAGGTTCGCGAGCGGCTGGCCTATTGGGACAAGCTTCGCAGCGACCGCCAGTGA